Part of the Flavobacterium okayamense genome, TGCGTTTGGTGCTAATCCGCCTTCTAAAATTTCGTCCCAACCGATGATTTTTCGACCTTTACTATTTACGAATTTTTCAATTCGTTGGATGAAATAGCTTTGTAATTCGTGTTCATCTTTCAAGTTTTCATCTTTAATTCTCTTTTGACAATGCGGACAACTTTTCCAACGTACTTTTGGAGATTCATCACCACCGATGTGAATGTATTCCGAAGGAAATAACTCCATTACTTCTGTCAAAATATTTTCTAAAAAAGTAAAGGTTTCGTCTTTTGGACAAAAAACATCTTCTAAAACGCCCCACGTTTTTCCTACTTCAAAAGGTCCGCCATTACAAGAAAATTCAGGATACGAAGCTAATGCTGCTAGGGCATGACCAGGCATTTCGATTTCTGGAATAATGGTAATGTGACGTTCTTTAGCGTAAGCTACGATTTCTTTGATTTCATCTTGCGTATAAAATCCACCATATGGAATGTTATCAAAAGTTTGATCGGTGTAATGTCCAATCATTGAGCCATTTCGCCATGCTCCTACTTCAGTTAATTTGGGATATTTTTTGATTTCGATGCGCCAACCTTGATCATCGGTTAAATGCCAATGAAACGTATTCATTTTATAAATGGCGAGATAATCGATATACTTTTTGATGAATTCTTTAGAAAAGAAATGACGAGAAACGTCTAAATGCATGCCTCGCCATTGGAATTTGGGTTCATCTGTAATATTCAAACATTGAATTTTAATTCCCCTAATATTTTCTAAAGGAAGTAATTGTATTAAGGTTTGAACACCGTAAAAAGCACCTTGTGAAGTAGTAGAATTGATTATTATCTTATTTTTTGAAATGGATAAATTATACCATTCTTTAAAACTCTTCTCAATTTCAATTATCTTACTTAAGAAAACAATCTTAGAATCGGCTTTAGATGATGTTGAGATTTCTAAATTTAATCCCAATTGATTTTTTATGATCTGTTGTAAATATTTAGCTTCAAAAGAATCTTCATCTGCTTGAATAACTGTTTCTGAATTCAACTCAAAAAAGCCATCGTGGTAATCAATTTGGTGTGGTTTTGGAATAAATGCTAAATTCTCTTGTGAAAAACTTAACCAAGAAATTTGAAATAAAATTATAATCAAAAAAAACCTTTTCATTTGGAAAAATTTAGTCAGCTAAATATATAAAAAAAAGCCCCGCTAATGCGAGGCTTTTCTATAAAATCAAAAAATTATCTTTGTCCTAATTTATCTATTTGAGCTTGAACTTCTAGGTCGTCTCCTTCAAAAACATGCTCTTCAGTTTTAACTTCACCGTTGATTTCTGTTGTTAAAGTAACTGTTGCTTTTACTTTTCCATCATCATTTTTCTCTTTAATCACTTTCATATCTACAACTTTCATTTCTGCTCCATGATTGCAATTTGGTCCGTGAACGTGAGCTTCCCCGCCAATATATTTTCCATTCTCATCATATTGAGCCATACATTTTGCTTTACAAGCATCAGAGCATCCTTTTGCTTCACACATAGCAGCACATTCCTCTTTTGTCATTGTAGCGCATTTAGATAAATCGCAATGTCCATTTTCGCCACAAGTCATTTCAGTTTTTGCACAACAAGCACCTTTTTCTGTTGTAGCACCATGACCACCTAAGATTGGAGCAATTACTAGACCAATTAAACATGTTAATTTAATTAAGATGTTCATTGAAGGCCCTGAAGTATCTTTAAATGGATCTCCAACTGTATCTCCAGTTACAGCTGCCTTATGAGCATCTGAACCTTTGTATGTCATTTCTCCATTGATTTCAACACCAGCTTCGAAAGATTTTTTAGCATTATCCCAAGCTCCACCTGCATTATTTTGGAAAACTGCCCAAAGTACACCTGAAACCGTAACACCAGCCATATAACCTCCTAACATTTCTGCTACTAATTGGTTGTTATCTGGATATACTAACATTCCCACTAATACAATTGCAATAGGGAAACCAATTGTTAGAATTCCTGGTAACATCATTTCACGTAAAGCTGCTTTTGTAGAAATTTCAACACATTTACCATATTCTGGTTTTCCAGTACCTTCCATAATACCAGAAATTTCTTTAAATTGGCGACGTACTTCGTATACCATGTCCATTGCTGCTTTACCTACAGAGTTCATTGCTAATGCAGAGAAAACAACTGGAATCATACCACCAACGAATAACATTGCTAATACTGGAGCTTTGAAAATGTTAATTCCATCAATTCCTGTAAAAGTAACATAAGCCGCAAACAACGCTAATGAAGTTAAAGCAGCTGAAGCAATAGCAAAACCTTTACCAGTTGCAGCTGTAGTATTTCCTACTGAATCTAAAATATCTGTTCTTGTACGAACTTCTTTTGGCAATTCACTCATTTCAGCAATACCACCTGCGTTATCAGCGATTGGTCCGAAAGCATCAATTGCTAACTGCATAGCAGTTGTAGCCATCATTGCAGAAGCTGCTAAAGCAACACCATAGAAACCTGCTAATGCGTAAGAAGCCCAAATAGCTCCACCAAATAATAAAACTGTTGGGAATGTAGAAATCATACCTGTTGCTAAACCAGCGATTACGTTTGTTCCTGCTCCAGTTGATGATTTTTGTACGATTGCTAATACTGGCTTTGTACCTAAACCTGTATAATATTCTGTAACTGATGAAATAGCTCCACCTACAAATAAACCAATTAATGTAGCATAGAAAACTCTCATTGAAGAAATATCTTTTAATCCTTCTCCAAAGAATTCCATTTTCATTGTTTCAGGCAACATATATTTCACTAAGAAATAACACGAAACTAATGTTAATCCAATTGAAACCCAGTTACCAATATTTAAAGCACCTTGAACTTGTTTTTCTTTAGCATCGTCAGATGAAATTTTAACTAACATTGTTCCAATGATAGAGAATAAAATTCCGAAACCAGCAATTGCCATTGGTAATAAGATTGGTCCAATTCCGCCAAAAGCATCTTCAATTGCACCACCCATATCTTTAATAACATAGTTACCTAAAACCATAGCTGCTAAAACTGTTGCTACATAAGAACCAAACAAATCGGCACCCATACCTGCAACGTCACCAACATTATCCCCAACGTTATCAGCAATAGTAGCTGGATTACGCGGATCATCTTCAGGAATACCTGCTTCAACTTTACCTACTAAATCCGCACCTACATCGGCAGCTTTAGTGTAAATACCCCCACCTACACGTGCGAATAAAGCGATTGATTCAGCACCTAATGAGAATCCCGCTAATGTTTCTAAAACGATAGTCATATCTTCCGTTGAAGACCAACCACCATTCATAAAAACTTGGTATAAAATGATGAAAAAACCTGTTAAACCAAGAACTGCTAAACCAGCAACTCCTAATCCCATAACGGTTCCACCACCAAAAGAAACTTTTAATGCTTGTGGTAAACTAGTACGTGCCGCTTGAGTCGTTCTAACGTTTGTTTTTGTAGCAATCTTCATTCCCATATTTCCTGCTAGAGCCGAAAATATCGCTCCGAAAATAAACGCAACTACAATTAATATGTGAGTTGTAGGAACAATAAATGAAATTGCTGCTAAAGCAATACTTGCTCCTATAACGAAAAAAGTTAATAGTTTATATTCTGCTTTTAAAAAGGCTAATGCTCCTTCGTAGATATAATCTGAAATTTCTTTCATTTTACCATCTCCAGCATCTTGTTTTAAAACCCATGCTCTTTTATAAAGCATAAAAGCTAATCCTACTAATGCCATTATTATTGGCACATAAATCATTATTGAATCCATAAAAAATTTTGGTTGTTAGTATTATAATTTTTTGTAAATCAAACAAAAATAAACAAAAAAGGCAATATTGCTAGTGAATATTACCTTTTTTAATTGCTAATTTACTATATAGTTACTAGCGAATACTAAATAATCCTTCTGGTTTATTTTCTAAATCGTTAAAACGATTTGTACATTTTCTTAAAATTTCTTTTGCTTCATTAACGTCCCCCCAACCTTCAACATCTACTTTTTTATTTTCCAAGT contains:
- a CDS encoding glycoside hydrolase family 20 protein; this translates as MKRFFLIIILFQISWLSFSQENLAFIPKPHQIDYHDGFFELNSETVIQADEDSFEAKYLQQIIKNQLGLNLEISTSSKADSKIVFLSKIIEIEKSFKEWYNLSISKNKIIINSTTSQGAFYGVQTLIQLLPLENIRGIKIQCLNITDEPKFQWRGMHLDVSRHFFSKEFIKKYIDYLAIYKMNTFHWHLTDDQGWRIEIKKYPKLTEVGAWRNGSMIGHYTDQTFDNIPYGGFYTQDEIKEIVAYAKERHITIIPEIEMPGHALAALASYPEFSCNGGPFEVGKTWGVLEDVFCPKDETFTFLENILTEVMELFPSEYIHIGGDESPKVRWKSCPHCQKRIKDENLKDEHELQSYFIQRIEKFVNSKGRKIIGWDEILEGGLAPNAAVMSWRGTEGGIAAAKQKHFVVMSPGSHCYFDHYQGEPKNEPIAFGGYTNVEKVYSFNPISKELSTEESKYILGAQANLWTEYINTPEHAEYMLFPRIAALSEVVWGTSNSKEYKEFEKRLISHFEIYDKKGINYSKAIFEVTSKVQPAENGVAFELKSANPNGIKYTTDGSEPNVNSIPYEKPILVTKSQTIKAAYFENGKAKSATIEQPFFITKSTGKEIELVHQPHENYGIGGSFTLVDGMKGNSSKFGRDWLGFWGDDLEATINLGINTTISKIGINTLLSEGSWIYFPKEIKFFTSIDGVNFQIVKSISQNEIITAKGKIIIEFPKRKTKFIKVIAKNNGIIADGKPGAGSKSWLFVDEISVEL
- a CDS encoding sodium-translocating pyrophosphatase, whose translation is MDSIMIYVPIIMALVGLAFMLYKRAWVLKQDAGDGKMKEISDYIYEGALAFLKAEYKLLTFFVIGASIALAAISFIVPTTHILIVVAFIFGAIFSALAGNMGMKIATKTNVRTTQAARTSLPQALKVSFGGGTVMGLGVAGLAVLGLTGFFIILYQVFMNGGWSSTEDMTIVLETLAGFSLGAESIALFARVGGGIYTKAADVGADLVGKVEAGIPEDDPRNPATIADNVGDNVGDVAGMGADLFGSYVATVLAAMVLGNYVIKDMGGAIEDAFGGIGPILLPMAIAGFGILFSIIGTMLVKISSDDAKEKQVQGALNIGNWVSIGLTLVSCYFLVKYMLPETMKMEFFGEGLKDISSMRVFYATLIGLFVGGAISSVTEYYTGLGTKPVLAIVQKSSTGAGTNVIAGLATGMISTFPTVLLFGGAIWASYALAGFYGVALAASAMMATTAMQLAIDAFGPIADNAGGIAEMSELPKEVRTRTDILDSVGNTTAATGKGFAIASAALTSLALFAAYVTFTGIDGINIFKAPVLAMLFVGGMIPVVFSALAMNSVGKAAMDMVYEVRRQFKEISGIMEGTGKPEYGKCVEISTKAALREMMLPGILTIGFPIAIVLVGMLVYPDNNQLVAEMLGGYMAGVTVSGVLWAVFQNNAGGAWDNAKKSFEAGVEINGEMTYKGSDAHKAAVTGDTVGDPFKDTSGPSMNILIKLTCLIGLVIAPILGGHGATTEKGACCAKTEMTCGENGHCDLSKCATMTKEECAAMCEAKGCSDACKAKCMAQYDENGKYIGGEAHVHGPNCNHGAEMKVVDMKVIKEKNDDGKVKATVTLTTEINGEVKTEEHVFEGDDLEVQAQIDKLGQR